One window of Diabrotica undecimpunctata isolate CICGRU chromosome 8, icDiaUnde3, whole genome shotgun sequence genomic DNA carries:
- the LOC140448845 gene encoding uncharacterized protein, producing MVVEVDMVKKAVTELKNGRAPGPENIPAELIKCGTDKLFLALTWCMNKYINGVTPPSLWKVAYISSIHKKGNKLDCSNYRGISVTSTLSRVFGRILRNLIEIGYRDKKKKNRLVSSPEGLAQILASI from the coding sequence ATGGTAGTGGAAGTTGATATGGTGAAGAAAGCTGTAACTGAACTAAAAAATGGTAGAGCTCCTGGCCCAGAAAACATTCCAGCCGAATTAATTAAATGTGGCACAGATAAACTCTTTCTAGCACTTACTTGGTGTATGAACAAATATATAAATGGTGTCACGCCACCCAGTCTATGGAAAGTAGCTTATATTTCTTccatccataaaaaaggaaataagttgGACTGCTCCAATTACAGAGGAATATCGGTAACTAGTACACTAAGCCGGGTGTTCGGACGCATTCTTAGAAATCTCATTGAGATAGGGTATAgggacaagaagaagaagaacaggctGGTTTCCTCGCCAGAAGGACTTGCACAGATATTGGCTTCTATCTAA